The Antarcticibacterium flavum genome contains the following window.
AGGCTTCTAAAGGTTCCCTCAGCACGCTTGGTAACCGTGCGTAGAGTGCAATGGCAAAAGGGAGCTTGACTGAGAGACATACAGGTCGATCAGGTACGAAAGTAGAGCATAGTGATCCGGTGGTTCCGCATGGAAGGGCCATCGCTCAAAGGATAAAAGGTACGCCGGGGATAACAGGCTGATCTCCCCCAAGAGCTCACATCGACGGGGGGGTTTGGCACCTCGATGTCGGCTCGTCACATCCTGGGGCTGGAGAAGGTCCCAAGGGTTGGGCTGTTCGCCCATTAAAGTGGCACGCGAGCTGGGTTCAGAACGTCGTGAGACAGTTCGGTCTCTATCTACAGTGGGCGTTAGAAATTTGAGTGGATCTGACTCTAGTACGAGAGGACCGAGTTGGACAAACCTCTGGTGCACCAGTTGTTCCGCCAGGAGCATTGCTGGGTAGCTACGTTTGGAAGGGATAAGCGCTGAAAGCATATAAGCGCGAAACCCACCACAAGATGAGATTTCTTTAAAGGATCGTGGAAGACTACCACGTTGATAGGCCATAGGTGTAAAGGCAGTAATGTCATAGCCGAGTGGTACTAATAATCCGTAAAGCTTAGTGCACCCGTCCTCCGGAGCCTTCGGGCGAAGGAGGGCAGGATAACCTAGTACTCATTTTATTTTATTAAAATATCAATGATATCTTCTATTGTTTATTTCCTTATATGTTAATCTTATTAGAAGTGAGATATCAGATATGAGACGTGAGATAAAAGGGAAACTTTTTAAATCTCAAGTCTAACATCTAAGATCTAATATCTCCTTTAAGATTTAAGGTGGCTATAGCATCGGGGCTCACCTCTTCCCATTCCGAACAGAGAAGTTAAGCCCGTTAGCGCAGATGGTACTGCTGTATTGTGGGAGAGTATGTCGCCGCCTTGTTTTTGAAAAGCACTTATCGAAAGATAGGTGCTTTTTTTGTTTATAACATCAGCAAATGCTGACTTCAAAACCCTTCATCATAGCGATGGAGGGTTTTTTTATGGAATAAAGTCTGGGGGTGGTATCGCAATTTCTATTGCATTTATAATCCTGCTGGTAAGGTTTAACCACAGAGTGACGCGGAGTTTAAAAAGGAGTTACACGGAGTAGAACTCTGTGATACTCCGTACCGTACTCCGTTTACTCCGTGGTTAAATAGTGCCTGGTTGGAGTCCTGTTCTCTACGTCTACTCGCTCACTCGGGCGTGGGATCCTTACAGGATGACAAACCGAGAAAATACAGGCGTGGGATCCTTACAGGATGACAAACGCAGGGGGTGTATTGGATTGGTGAGACTGGAAAGTACAAGTCGTCGGGTGTGGAGTACTCGTCACGGATTACAAATCCGCGCCATCGGGTAGTGGGGAGCACAGAGGTTTAGATTCCAGACTCTTTTTCTCTTCTCTCTTTTCTTGTTTCTTCATTGCCAATACTTTGTCCCGTTAGGGAACTCATATGGGTAGAAATTACAATCAAAAAGGTATTATCGTGCCGTTAGGTACGAAATATAAAATGCCAGACGTAGCTATATGCTGTACCTAAAGGCACAGGAATAAATGCCCCCTTTTTTCTACCCATATATAGTCCCTACTGGACAAAAAAAATCAGGACTTGCCCTTGTCTCCTGACTCTCCACAACAGGCCGCTCTTGTTCACTCACTCGGGCGTGGGATCCTTACAGGATGACAAACGGTGCAGGTACAGGCGTGAGATCTTTATAGGGTGACAAATGGGAGGGAACAAGGATGGGATCTTTACAGGATGACAAACCGGGAAGGTAAGGAAAGCACGGGGGAAAAGAGAGAATAAGGAAAGTCCAGGCTCTAGACTCTAGATTCTAGACCCTCTTCTCTTGTTTCTTGGCTCTTGTTTCTTGTTTCTTGGCTCTTGTTTCTTGTTTCTTGGCTCTTGTTTCTTGTTTCTTGGCTCTTATCTCTTTTAGACGACATCATTAATCAAACAACGACTTCACCAGCGTTCCAATTCCTTTGAACATAAAAAAAACAGCGGCAATGCAGGCTGCTAAGCCCAGGATCAATACCGGAATATAAAGTGGTTGATGTTGATTGTTAAAGGCGCTGTAAAGTACAACAGGTCCAATAGCAGAGAGAGGCAGGGCGATGGCAAGGTATTTTAAACCTTTTCCTAATAATGTCTTGTTTGTATGTTTCATACCAAAATATATTCTATTCTACAGTATATCTTAGCCTGGCAGTTTCAGAAAGCCTGAAATATCCAAACGGAAAATTTTCAGGGTTGGTGGTGTTAACAACATTCCCCCGAACAGTTGTAGGCTGGGTCTCAAAAGGACCTCCCCCAACGCCGGCCTGGGAACGCAAAATAAACATATATTCATAGAATCTCCTTGAAATTCCCTGAATTTCAAAATTAACAATATCTCCCGGACTTAGATCTTCATTTGAAAAAAAAGCGAAGGTTTGATTCCCATTTGTGAATTCATCATCATAGATCTGCAGGGATATTTCTTCGTGCATAAAGCGGAATAGGTAGTAGTTACCCGGTTCTGGCGGATCTGTGTAAAAAGCCTTCAGCTCAATATCCTCTCCCCCAAATCCGCCGGTATTGTCCTGTTCCACAAAGTCAATATCAACCACGGGAATAAAGGTCTCTGTTGCGCGATAAACTTCATCCTCATAAACTACTTGCAGCGTGTAGCTCTTTCCGGTTTCAGGAATAAAATTATCGTTAACATAAATTCCTGGATCTATTTCTTCAAAGCTATATAGAATGGAGTTTTCCTCTTCAATAACCACATTGGCACCTGTTGCTGCGGGGATCTCATCATCAAAATATGCAGTAGTTAGTGATAACCTTATATACTGCGGACTGGTAGGAATATCTTTTACGGTGAGAATAGAAGCTTCAATAACCAGTCGCGGGTCACTTTGTTCCAGATCCACATCAACAACCTCCTCACAGCCATAAAGACTAAAAAGTGCAATACAAAAAATTACTATTCTTCTCATGGACTAAAACTTAAAATTATAGGTGACAGAAGGTATAATGCCAAAAAGCGAGAGGCGAACCGCTTCATTTGATCCTACATCCTGGTTCCTTCTGAAGGTAAGGGATACTGCATTCATACGGTTATAAACATTATAAATTCCAAAATTCCAGGATGATTGCCAGTTACGCCTTGCATTTTTCGCCGGATTATAGGTAGCAGAAATATCCAGGCGGTGATAATCTGGCAGCCGGTTGCTATTCCTTGGGGAATATACAGGGATATTAAGGTTTTCAAACCTGTATTGCCCGGTGGGGAAAGTAACAGGCAAACCTGTTTGATATGTGAAATTTGTATTTAATTGCCATCTGTCATTTAATTCATACCCTGCCGTGATACTTAGATCATGTGGTTTGTCAAAATTGGTATTATACCAGTCCCCATTATTAATCCCTGTTTCTACCGGGGTCCTTCCGGGGGTCTGCTGTTCACTCCGGGAAAGGGTATAGGCAAGCCAGCCTGTGAATCTTCCCTTATTTTTCTTCAGTAATATTTCCAAACCATACGCCCTTGCTTCCCCGGGTAGGATCGCCTGTTCTATAGCATTATTGGCAATGAGGTTGGCCCCGTCTATATAATCCAGCCTGTTCTGAATGAATTTATAAAAGGCTTCGACTTCCAGGGAGTAGGTTTCCCTTTTAAAGTTCTGAAAAAAACCTGCGGCTACCTGGTCCAGCAACTGTGGCTCGATGTATCTGCCGCTGGGTGCCCATACATCCAGTGGAGTAGGGGAGCTGGTATTGGTAATGAGGTGAAGGTACTGGCTCATCCTGTTATAACTAAATTTTATTGACTGGTAGTCATTAAAACTGTAGGCTACGGCAAGTCTTGGCTCCAGGTTATAGAAAGAACGCTCTACCTGTCCCTTGTCCAGGCGGCGGGTCCCAATAGGATCTGCCTCCTCATAAATGCCGAAATCCTGATTGAAGACGACACCCTGCTCATTTTCATAAAGGTTCAATTCCTCCTGTCCAAGTCTAAGAAAGCTGTTTAAACGCAAACCATATTCCGCAGAGAACTTTTTAGAAAAAGTCTGTTCTATTGAAAAATAAGCAGAAGTCTCAAATGCATATTTCTTTGTGAGTTCAAAATAATTTATTCCGGACTCTTCTGAACTTGGTTCAATTTCCCCCGGGTTAAATTCATAATAAGTGCTTTGGATCCCGTAATCCATGCTCATATTCTCATTAAGGTAATGGTCGAAATCATATTTCACATTGAGATTCTTAATCCCACTATTCCAGTTGAATCCTACAAAATCAAGAGTGAGGCCATAATAGTAATCACTGTAGATAACAGATAGGTTGGTAAAAATATTATTGGTGAGTACGTGATTCCACCTAAGATTGAAGACGGCGTTCCCGTAGGTATTTCTAAAGCTCTCATTGATATTGAAGACATCCCGTCCAAAGTAACCCGAAAACAATAAAGTATTACTGTCATTGAGTCTGTAACTTAATTTTGTATTAAGGTCGTAAAAATAAGCGGAGTTTGGATTATCTGTAAGCTTGAGGAAAAGATGCGCATAAGAACTGCGCCCTCCTATAAGAAAAGAACCTTTTTCTTTCTCAAGTGGCCCCTGTAATAATAGCCTGCTGGAAATTAGACCAATTCCCCCATTTCCTTCGAATTTGCGGCTGTTTCCATCTTTTTGATAGATCTCCAGGACAGAGGAAACCCTCCCGCCATATTTCGCGGGGATCCCACCTTTATATAATTTCAAATTCTTAATGGCATCGGGATTGAAGACTGAAAATAAACCGAAAAGGTGGGAGCCGTTATATATAGTTGCTTCATCCAGTAGAATAAGATTTTGATCTGCAGCGCCACCCCGCACGTTAAAACCTGAAGACCCTTCTCCCGCATTGGAAACTCCCGGAAGCAATAACAGGGATTTGATCACATCAACTTCCCCAAAGACAACCGGTAACTTCTGTATAGTGGAGATGTCCAATTTATTTAAACTCATCTCAGGTTTCTTGATGTTGAGCCTTTCTATATTATCTGTGATAACCACTTCCTGTAAAGCCTGGGACGTTTCTGTCAATTCTACATTTTCGGTTTGGTTACCGGTAATTGTGATTTGTCTTTCGACTTCCTGGAATCCTATATATGTATAGATCACCCTATTAGTTCCTTCCGGAAGGCGCAGGGAATAAAAACCATATTCATTTGTAGTTGTCCCGGTATTAAGCTCTGGCACCAGGACGTTGGCTCCATACAGGGTTTCATTGCTCGAAATATCTTTTACAACTCCATTAAGTGTAAATTTTTCCTGTGCCTGCAGGAGAGAGGGGAGGAATATAACAAAAACAAAAAAGATTTTATTCAAAGGAAAATTTTTAAGCAAAGATAATGTTTGGCACTGTTTCCGGGGAAATTACTGCTTCTACAATTGTTATTTTATTCAAAAAAAAGGGCCGGAATCATTCCAGCCCTCTCATCAAATAAATATTCTCAACTCCTAGTAACCCAGGATGGTATTTAAAGTTTGGCTTGGGCGCATTGCCTTGCTGGTAAGCTCTTCTGAAGGATAGTAATACCCCTCAATATCCACAGGGCTTCCCTGGGCATCTATAAGGTCCTGAAGTATTTCCTTTTCATTATCCTGAAGTTTTTGAGCTACAGGCGTGAAATGCTCTTTAAGTTCTTTGTCTTTATCCTGGTCTGCAAGTGCCTGGGCCCAGTACAAAGCTAAATAAAAATGGCTCCCCCTGTTATCCATTTCATTCACTTTTCTGGAAGGGGATTTGTCATTTTTCAAAAATTGCTCTGTTGCCTGGTCCAGGGTTTCAGATAAAACCAGCGCTTTTGAATTATCATACTTCTCTCCCAGGTGCTCAAGAGACACCGCCAGGGCTAGAAATTCTCCCAGCGAATCCCAGCGTAAATGGCCTTCTTTTAAAAACTGCTGAATATGTTTTGGAGCAGATCCTCCCGCACCGGTTTCAAATAATCCACCACCGTTCATTAAAGGAACAATGGAAAGCATCTTGGCACTGGTTCCCAGCTCCAGGATAGGAAAAAGGTCGGTTAAATAATCCCTCAATACATTTCCTGTTACAGAGATTGTATCCTTTCCTTCTTTTACTCTTTGAAGGGTGAATTCTGTTGCTTCTGCCGGGGCAAGTATGCGTATATCAATGCTCGAAGTGTCATGGTCCTTCAAATATTTTTCAACCTTTTTAATGATCTCTGCATCGTGGCTTCGGTTTTTGTCCAGCCAGAAAACTGCTGGCATGCCAGAGGCTGTTGCCCTTGTCACTGCAAGTTTTACCCAGTCCTGTACAGGCGCATCTTTTGTTTGGCACATTCTCCAGATATCACCCTGCTCTACAGAATGTTCAAAAATCGTTTTTCCTTCACTGTCCAAAACCTTAACAGTTCCTGCAGCAGGGATCTCGAAGGTTTTATCATGGGAACCATATTCCTCGGCTTTTTGAGCCATTAGTCCCACATTGGGCACAGTACCCATAGTGGTAGGGTCAAAAGCTCCATTCTTTTTACAAAAATCTATGGTCGCCTGGTAAAGTCCGGCATAACTGCTATCTGGAATAACTGCTTTGGTGTCCTGCTGTTTTCCCTCTTTATTCCACATTTGTCCGGAAGTTCTTATCATTGCAGGCATAGAGGCATCAATGATAACGTCACTTGGTACGTGGAGATTTGTAATTCCCTTATCTGAATCTACCATCGCAAGGTCTGGCCCGGTCTCGAACCCCTTCTTAAGATCCTGCTCAACCTTATTTCGTGTGTCTGCATCCAGTTTGTCAAGGGAATTTAAAAGGTCACCCAACCCACTATTTACATTTATTCCTGCTTTCTCCAGTGCCTGGCTATGTTTGGCGAAAAGGTCTTTGAAATAAACCCTCACCGCGTGGCCAAAGATAATAGGGTCTGACACCTTCATCATTGTCGCCTTCATATGCAGGGAGAAGAGTACGCCTTTTTCTTTGGCATCTTTCACCTGCTCCTCTAAAAAGCCAAGCAGGGCTTTTTTGCTCATCACCGTAGCATCAATGATCTCCCCTTGCTTTACCTTCAGGTTATCTTTTAGAACTGTAGTTTTTCCTCCTGCTTCTTCAAGTTGTATTTTAAGTGCTCCTGCAGTTTCTATGGTAGTAGATCGTTCATTGGAATAGAAGTCTCCATCCTGCATGGTGGCTACGTGGGTTTTAGAATCCTTGCTCCACGCTCCCATACGGTGCGGATTTTCCTTTGCGTAGTTCTTCACTGCGCGAGGTGCTCTCCTGTCTGAATTTCCTTCTCTTAAAACGGGATTAACAGCACTACCTTTAACCTGGTCGTATTTTCTTTTGATCTCCTTTTCTTCCTCGTTCTTAGGCTCTGATGGGTAATCTGGTAACTTATATCCTTTTTCCTGTAGTTCTTTTACGGCAGCTTCAAGTTGAGGCTCAGAGGCGCTAATATTAGGAAGTTTGATAATATTTGCTTCAGGTTTATTAACCAGCTCTCCAAGTTCTTTAAGTGCATCTGGAACCTGTTGCTCTTGTGGCAGGCGATCATTAAAAGCAGCAAGTATCCTGGCTGCAAGGGAAATATCTGTAGGTTCTATTTCAATGTTTGAGGTGGCAGTGAAACTTCTTACAATTGGTAAAAATGAAAAAGTTGCAAGCATTGGGGCTTCATCTGTCTTCGTATAAAAGATCCTGGATTTTTGTGTCATGTTCAAATTATGGTTTTAGGAATTTCATAGGGGTC
Protein-coding sequences here:
- a CDS encoding DUF6095 family protein, with the translated sequence MKHTNKTLLGKGLKYLAIALPLSAIGPVVLYSAFNNQHQPLYIPVLILGLAACIAAVFFMFKGIGTLVKSLFD
- a CDS encoding DUF4249 domain-containing protein is translated as MRRIVIFCIALFSLYGCEEVVDVDLEQSDPRLVIEASILTVKDIPTSPQYIRLSLTTAYFDDEIPAATGANVVIEEENSILYSFEEIDPGIYVNDNFIPETGKSYTLQVVYEDEVYRATETFIPVVDIDFVEQDNTGGFGGEDIELKAFYTDPPEPGNYYLFRFMHEEISLQIYDDEFTNGNQTFAFFSNEDLSPGDIVNFEIQGISRRFYEYMFILRSQAGVGGGPFETQPTTVRGNVVNTTNPENFPFGYFRLSETARLRYTVE
- a CDS encoding TonB-dependent receptor yields the protein MNKIFFVFVIFLPSLLQAQEKFTLNGVVKDISSNETLYGANVLVPELNTGTTTNEYGFYSLRLPEGTNRVIYTYIGFQEVERQITITGNQTENVELTETSQALQEVVITDNIERLNIKKPEMSLNKLDISTIQKLPVVFGEVDVIKSLLLLPGVSNAGEGSSGFNVRGGAADQNLILLDEATIYNGSHLFGLFSVFNPDAIKNLKLYKGGIPAKYGGRVSSVLEIYQKDGNSRKFEGNGGIGLISSRLLLQGPLEKEKGSFLIGGRSSYAHLFLKLTDNPNSAYFYDLNTKLSYRLNDSNTLLFSGYFGRDVFNINESFRNTYGNAVFNLRWNHVLTNNIFTNLSVIYSDYYYGLTLDFVGFNWNSGIKNLNVKYDFDHYLNENMSMDYGIQSTYYEFNPGEIEPSSEESGINYFELTKKYAFETSAYFSIEQTFSKKFSAEYGLRLNSFLRLGQEELNLYENEQGVVFNQDFGIYEEADPIGTRRLDKGQVERSFYNLEPRLAVAYSFNDYQSIKFSYNRMSQYLHLITNTSSPTPLDVWAPSGRYIEPQLLDQVAAGFFQNFKRETYSLEVEAFYKFIQNRLDYIDGANLIANNAIEQAILPGEARAYGLEILLKKNKGRFTGWLAYTLSRSEQQTPGRTPVETGINNGDWYNTNFDKPHDLSITAGYELNDRWQLNTNFTYQTGLPVTFPTGQYRFENLNIPVYSPRNSNRLPDYHRLDISATYNPAKNARRNWQSSWNFGIYNVYNRMNAVSLTFRRNQDVGSNEAVRLSLFGIIPSVTYNFKF
- a CDS encoding NADP-dependent isocitrate dehydrogenase, with amino-acid sequence MTQKSRIFYTKTDEAPMLATFSFLPIVRSFTATSNIEIEPTDISLAARILAAFNDRLPQEQQVPDALKELGELVNKPEANIIKLPNISASEPQLEAAVKELQEKGYKLPDYPSEPKNEEEKEIKRKYDQVKGSAVNPVLREGNSDRRAPRAVKNYAKENPHRMGAWSKDSKTHVATMQDGDFYSNERSTTIETAGALKIQLEEAGGKTTVLKDNLKVKQGEIIDATVMSKKALLGFLEEQVKDAKEKGVLFSLHMKATMMKVSDPIIFGHAVRVYFKDLFAKHSQALEKAGINVNSGLGDLLNSLDKLDADTRNKVEQDLKKGFETGPDLAMVDSDKGITNLHVPSDVIIDASMPAMIRTSGQMWNKEGKQQDTKAVIPDSSYAGLYQATIDFCKKNGAFDPTTMGTVPNVGLMAQKAEEYGSHDKTFEIPAAGTVKVLDSEGKTIFEHSVEQGDIWRMCQTKDAPVQDWVKLAVTRATASGMPAVFWLDKNRSHDAEIIKKVEKYLKDHDTSSIDIRILAPAEATEFTLQRVKEGKDTISVTGNVLRDYLTDLFPILELGTSAKMLSIVPLMNGGGLFETGAGGSAPKHIQQFLKEGHLRWDSLGEFLALAVSLEHLGEKYDNSKALVLSETLDQATEQFLKNDKSPSRKVNEMDNRGSHFYLALYWAQALADQDKDKELKEHFTPVAQKLQDNEKEILQDLIDAQGSPVDIEGYYYPSEELTSKAMRPSQTLNTILGY